Proteins encoded by one window of Arabidopsis thaliana chromosome 2, partial sequence:
- a CDS encoding SAUR-like auxin-responsive protein family (SAUR-like auxin-responsive protein family; CONTAINS InterPro DOMAIN/s: Auxin responsive SAUR protein (InterPro:IPR003676); BEST Arabidopsis thaliana protein match is: SAUR-like auxin-responsive protein family (TAIR:AT4G36110.1); Has 1342 Blast hits to 1327 proteins in 26 species: Archae - 0; Bacteria - 0; Metazoa - 0; Fungi - 0; Plants - 1341; Viruses - 0; Other Eukaryotes - 1 (source: NCBI BLink).) → MAIKRSSKATSSQAASIKQIVKRCSSLRKMKNVNGCYYNQEDDLPQDVPKGHFPVYVGPNRSRYIVPISWLHHSEFQTLLRLAEEEFGFDHDMGLTIPCDEVFFRSLISMFR, encoded by the coding sequence atggCAATAAAGAGATCGAGCAAAGCGACGTCGTCTCAAGCAGCATCTATCAAGCAAATAGTAAAGAGATGCTCGAGtctaagaaagatgaagaacgTAAATGGTTGTTACTATAACCAAGAAGATGATCTTCCTCAAGACGTGCCAAAAGGTCATTTTCCGGTTTACGTGGGACCGAACCGAAGTCGGTACATCGTTCCTATCTCATGGCTCCATCACTCCGAGTTCCAAACATTGCTCCGACTAGCTGAGGAAGAATTTGGGTTTGACCATGATATGGGTCTAACCATTCCTTGTGATGAAGTCTTCTTCAGGTCTCTTATCTCCATGTTTAGATAA